The following proteins are encoded in a genomic region of Amyelois transitella isolate CPQ chromosome 14, ilAmyTran1.1, whole genome shotgun sequence:
- the LOC106132284 gene encoding uncharacterized protein LOC106132284: MRLIILLGLLFGVLYSLHILVKDFQSLTSGGKFLKFLFKRDVSSQSHNLKYHVRWRKILLYDATQCARYFYCSLGSEPADNELRGFTFMLTLEPREEDKTSLEIIKAAHEMGNISGQEACRHNYPYCPFKKHMLFELMKYLISHEK; this comes from the exons ATGAG ACTAATCATCCTTTTGGGCCTTCTGTTTGGTGTTCTCTACTCTCTTCACATATTAGTCAAAGATTTCCAATCTTTAACGTCAGGCGGCAAATTTTTGAAGTTTTTGTTCAAACGAGACGTTAGCTCACAGAGCCATAATTTG AAATATCACGTTCGCTGGAGGAAGATTTTGCTATACGATGCAACACAATGCGCCCGTTATTTCTACTGCAGCCTGGGGTCAGAACCAGCAGACAACGAACTAAGAGGATTTACGTTTATGTTAAC cttAGAACCTCGAGAAGAAGACAAAACATCAttggaaataataaaagcaGCACATGAAATGGGGAATATCTCCGGTCAAGAGGCATGCAGACATAATTACCCGTATTGTCCTTTTAAAAAACACATGTTATTTGAacttatgaaatatttgataagTCATGAAAAGTGA
- the LOC106132282 gene encoding uncharacterized protein LOC106132282, giving the protein MSTLVVVKRHGRREAVIFVALLSECYSLKNVELKVPDAAERNVKVVLECHYKLERQATYHEELYQVKWYRGDKEFCRYEPRAVPPLKVFPIDGIEVSNETTGVKLTIIPRNRVTAEGQYSCEVTADSPSFQTQQVFAHMYVVGEYRDTYTVNLFPDLPKEYPEMTDLKRSYKLGSKLVANCSSEGSLPAANLTFFVNGNPARPQHIYHRVDGNSSSGLMSSYSSLQFIVQRRHLKKDMMIRVKCAAYIYMIYWKTVEKSAWFDYTPPTTSPSPWKQREEVAVNIKPKPTVGKTERVPGTNAAETAQRVIDVYGGRVAKENTVRFEFQRFSSGNFDLQNKFLGQPETLVYNEELKAIVDA; this is encoded by the exons ATGTCGACTTTAGTGGTGGTGAAAAGACATGGAAGGAGAGAGGCTGTCATATTCGTGGCCCTGTTATCAG aatgCTACAGCTTAAAGAATGTAGAGTTAAAAGTTCCTGATGCTGCAGAGCGAAACGTAAAAGTGGTACTCGAATGCCACTACAAATTGGAACGTCAGGCGACATACCACGAAGAGTTGTACCAGGTGAAGTGGTACCGTGGGGATAAGGAGTTCTGTCGATACGAGCCCAGAGCTGTCCCTCCCTTAAAAGTGTTTCCTATAGATGGAATAGAAGTT aGCAATGAAACAACTGGAGTAAAGTTGACAATAATACCCAGGAATCGCGTTACGGCAGAAGGACAATATAGTTGTGAAGTGACGGCTGATTCTCCCTCATTCCAAACGCAACAAGTCTTTGCGCATATGTAcgttgtag GTgaatatag GGATACTTACACGGTGAACCTTTTTCCAGATCTACCAAAGGAATATCCTGAAATGACTGACCTAAAAAGATCGTACAAGCTGGGATCAAAATTAGTAGCGAATTGTTCCAGCGAAGGGTCTCTACCCGCTGCTAACCTGACATTCTTCGTCAACGGAAACCCG gcaCGGCCTCAACATATCTATCATAGAGTAGACGGAAATTCTTCGAGTGGGCTCATGAGCTCTTATAGTTCTTTGCAATTTATCGTGCAGAGGCGCCATTTGAAAAAAGATATGATGATTagg GTGAAGTGTGCGGCGTACATCTACATGATTTATTGGAAAACCGTTGAGAAGTCAGCGTGGTTTGATTACACGCCTCCTACGACTTCACCATCGCCGTGGAAGCAGCGTGAGGAGGTTGCAGTCAACATCAAGCCTAAACCTACTGTGGGCAAAACGG AACGAGTCCCTGGCACTAATGCTGCCGAAACGGCTCAAAGGGTTATTGATGTGTATGGCGGTCGTGTCGCAAAAGAAAACACAGTGCGATTTGAGTTCCAACGTTTTAGCTCTGGAAATTTCGACCTGCAGAATAAGTTCCTTGGACAGCCGGAAACCCTAGTTTATAATGAAGAACTGAAGGCTATTGTGGACGCGTAA